A genomic window from Salvelinus namaycush isolate Seneca chromosome 21, SaNama_1.0, whole genome shotgun sequence includes:
- the LOC120065885 gene encoding C-Jun-amino-terminal kinase-interacting protein 1-like — MEYNEDGVQWLGEEDREKWMEDQWEKWLTHDISLEEFEDEDLSQATEITDEAGASLNYDNLDSQDHVTWPASSEAGKADGRGFRELQAEMIHLELIDAEEDIQEEQEHWGLIHGSQDDHRLNQEERRAIVLTPVRQKQPNVIESESAEHRVTMDTYRPKRPTTLALFPQVQPQPPSTQDKDTINNNSFGKKDTWKENVSNSNSSSPHITGDPTNEQVNDEAVQQHNGDGSVAKPPPNRGKEQAVKAHSKDYSTFISHGVTETRGRQRDAKQRNKKPSAAPHNQVTAAKPKAGSMRDTAVEGERNRDSSRGRGGGPGRGQVRGCCQEEERQPEATEEIYLTPVHQKNPDTDRDTDCDRPFLSQSSEGNRMSISSDAEGPPAYPNTTLPDRTNPSISEEDEVYLHPSAPPPRSSSSCLRPSVSEGGDRDRGMWDRGSKSKGGSGALWTAHTQSAEADGLSYDSVKYTLVVDEHAQLELVSLKQCYHSYIEDSDTETVYESANEEDYEVDHSELKRERRKSSRLSRASSSSEAGVGGGPRTRKFLNVFVNGRLHSSGAESFGLFSCVLDGVEQEQSHRAVFRFVPRHDDELELEVDDPLLMEAQAEDLWCKAYNMRTGASGIFPAYYAAKVTQEHSKDDKDDWVDRFRVKFLGSVNVPYHKGNDVLCAAMQKIATNRRMTMQPPSTCVLEINMKGVKIIVQDECRTSERGDKCFHFFQLKNISFCGCHPKHNKYFGFITKHPDHQRFACHVFMSDDSMMPLAESVGKAFQLYYKETVGYSCPTEDIFIE, encoded by the exons ATGGAGTACAACGAGGATGGAGTACAGTGGttgggagaggaggatagagagaagtGGATGGAAGACCAGTGGGAGAAATG gctgACTCATGACATCAGCCTGGAGGAGTTTGAAGACGAGGATCTCTCCCAGGCCACAGAGATCACTGACGAGGCTGGAGCAAGCCTCAACTACGACAACCTTGACTCACAA GACCATGTGACGTGGCCAGCCAGTAGCGAGGCGGGGAAGGCAGACGGGCGGGGGTTTAGGGAATTGCAGGCGGAGATGATCCACTTGGAGCTGATCGATGCTGAGGAGGATATCCAAGAGGAACAGGAGCACTGGGGCCTGATCCATGGTTCCCAAGACGACCACAGGCTCAACCAGGAAGAGAGAAGGGCCATTGTTTTAACGCCTGTCAGACAGAAACAGCCTAATGTGATAGAATCAGAATCTGCGGAACATCGGGTCACTATGGATACGTACAGGCCCAAGAGACCAACCACCCTAGCACTGTTTCCACAGGTGCAGCCTCAGCCTCCCAGCACTCAG GACAAGGACACTATTAACAACAATTCGTTTGGAAAGAAGGACACGTGGAAGGAGAATGTATCaaactccaactcctcctcccccCACATAACAG GGGATCCCACTAATGAGCAGGTGAATGACGAGGCTGTCCAGCAGCACAACGGTGACGGCTCTGTGGCCAAACCACCACCAAACAGAGGGAAAGAGCAGGCAGTCAAGGCACACAGCAAGGACTACTCCACGTTCATCTCACACGGAGTTACAGAAACACGGGGCCGACAGCGAGACGCCAAACAGCGGAATAAGAAGCCCTCTGCTGCTCCACACAACCAGGTTACAGCAGCAAAACCCAAAGCAGGCAGCATGAGAGACACGGCTGTGGAGGGGGAAAGGAATAGGGATAGTAGCAGGGGGCGAGGAGGAGGACCGGGGCGAGGTCAGGTTCGGGGGTGCTGCCAGGAGGAGGAGCGCCAGCCAGAGGCCACCGAGGAGATCTACCTGACCCCAGTACACCAGAAGAACCCTGACACTGACCGTGACACTGACTGTGACCGTCCCTTCCTGTCTCAGAGCAGCGAGGGCAATCGCATGTCTATCAGCTCCGATGCAGAGGGACCCCCAGCATACCCAAACACCACCCTCCCTGACCGAACAAACCCCTCCATCAGCGAGGAGGATGAGGTCTACCTGCACCCCTCTGCACCTCCTCCACGCTCCTCCTCCTCGTGCCTTAGGCCATCCGTCAGTGAGGGAGGGGACCGGGACAGGGGGATGTGGGACAGGGGCTCTAAGTCTAAGGGGGGGTCGGGGGCTCTGTGGACTGCACACACTCAGAGCGCCGAGGCTGATGGCCTGTCTTATGACTCTGTCAAGTACACCCTAGTGGTGGACGAGCACGCCCAGCTAGAACTGGTGAGCTTGAAGCAGTGCTACCATAGCTACATTGAGGACAGCGACACAGAGACGGTGTATGAGTCAGCCAACGAGGAGGACTATGAGGTGGATCACAGCGAgctgaaaagagaaaggagaaagtCATCACGCCTGTCCAGGGCTTCTTCATCCTCTGAGGCAGGTGTTGGCGGGGGACCTCGAACACGCAAGTTCCTCAATGTGTTTGTGAACGGACGTTTACACTCCTCTG GTGCAGAGTCCTTTGGCCTGTTCTCCTGTGTGTTAGACGGGGTAGAGCAAGAGCAGAGCCACAGAGCTGTGTTCAG GTTTGTCCCTCGCCATGACGATGAGCTGGAGCTAGAGGTGGATGACCCCCTGCTGATGGAGGCTCAGGCTGAAGACCTGTGGTGTAAGGCCTACAACATGAGGACTGGGGCCAGCGGCATCTTCCCTGCCTACTACGCTGCCAAGGTCACACAGGAACACAGCAAAG ATGACAAAGATGACTGGGTTGACAGATTCCGTGTAAAGTTCCTAGGCTCTGTTAACGTACCGTACCATAAAGGCAACGATGTGCTTTGTGCTGCTATGCAAAAG ATTGCTACCAACCGCCGGATGACCATGCAGCCTCCCTCTACATGTGTTCTGGAGATCAACATGAAGGGGGTGAAAATCATAGTGCAAGATGAATGCAGGACCTCGGAAAGA GGGGATAAGTGCTTTCACTTTTTTCAGCTTAAGAACATCTCCTTTTGCGGCTGTCACCCAAAACATAACAA GTATTTTGGATTCATCACTAAACATCCTGATCATCAGCGGTTTGCTTGTCATGTCTTCATGTCAGATGACTCCATGATGCCACTAGCTGAGTCTGTTGG GAAAGCCTTCCAACTGTACTACAAGGAAACTGTGGGCTACTCCTGCCCAACAGAGGACATCTTCATTGAATAG